Proteins from a genomic interval of Scomber scombrus chromosome 11, fScoSco1.1, whole genome shotgun sequence:
- the klhl18 gene encoding LOW QUALITY PROTEIN: kelch-like protein 18 (The sequence of the model RefSeq protein was modified relative to this genomic sequence to represent the inferred CDS: deleted 1 base in 1 codon) produces MGDIFCEELEDLVHFSVHDLPARGYVVMEEIRRQGKLCDVTLKVGDHKFSAHRIVLAASIPYFHAMFTNDMVECKQDEILMQGMDPSALESLINFAYSGHVAIDQQNVQSLLIGSSFLQLQNVKDACCSFLQERLHPKNCLGVRQFAETMMCTTLYDSASSFLHQHFVEVSLSEEFLSLRTEEVLELVGCDELNIKAEEQVFEAVLAWVHHDRDRRESLLPELLSKIRLPLCRPQFLSDRVQQDELVRCCHKCRDLVDEAKDFHLMPERRPHLPTFKTRQRCCTSITGLIYAVGGLNSSGDSLNVVEVFDPIGNFWERCQPMRTARSRVGVAVVNGLLYAIGGYDGQSRLSTVEVYNPETDSWTRVSSMNSQRSAMGTVVIDGNIYVCGGYDGKSSLNSVECYSPDTDRWTVVTEMSASRSAAGVTVFDGRIFVSGGHDGLQIFNTVEYYNHHTNRWHAAAAMLNKRCRHGAAALGSHMYVVGGYDGSGFLSGAEVFSSATAQWSHLLAMNTRRSRVSLVATSGRLYAVGGYDGQSNLCSVETFYPDNARWSFMAPMVSHEGGVGVGCIPLQPA; encoded by the exons ATGGGAGACATCTTCTGTGAGGAGCTCGAGGACTTGGTTCACTTCTCAGTGCACGACCTGCCGGCACGAGGCTATGTCGTCATGGAGGAGATCCGACGTCAGGGGAAACTCTGTGACGTCACGCTCAAG gTCGGGGATCATAAGTTCAGCGCTCACCGGATCGTTCTGGCCGCTTCGATCCCGTATTTCCACGCCATGTTTACCAACGACATGGTGGAGTGCAAGCAGGACGAGATCCTGATGCAGGGCATGGACCCCAG TGCTCTGGAGTCTCTCATTAACTTCGCCTACAGCGGCCATGTTGCCATCGACCAGCAGAACGTTCAGTCGCTGCTCATCGGCTCGAGTTTCCTGCAGCTGCAGAACGTTAAAGATGCCTGCTGCTCCTTCCTGCAGGAGAG GTTACACCCTAAGAACTGTCTAGGCGTGCGTCAGTTTGCAGAGACCATGATGTGCACGACGCTGTACGACTCGGCCAGCAGCTTCCTGCATCAGCACTTTGTGGAGGTTTCGTTATCGGAGGAGTTTCTGAGTCTGAGGACGGAAGAAGTTCTGGAGCTGGTGGGCTGCGACGAGCTCAACATCAAAGCAGAGGAACAG GTGTTCGAGGCGGTGCTGGCCTGGGTTCATCATGACCGGGACCGGAGGGAGTCTCTGCTGCCGGAGCTGCTCTCTAAGATCCGGCTGCCGCTGTGTCGACCTCAGTTCTTATCGGACCGAGTCCAGCAGGACGAACTGGTCCGCTGCTGCCATAAAtgcag AGATCTGGTGGATGAAGCCAAAGATTTCCACCTGATGCCGGAGCGCCGTCCTCACCTGCCGACCTTCAAGACCCGGCAGAGGTGCTGCACGTCCATCACAGGACTCATCTACGCTGTGGGAGGACTCAACAGCTCAG GTGATTCCTTAAACGTTGTTGAAGTGTTTGATCCAATCGGGAACTTCTGGGAGCGATGTCAGCCAATGAGGACGGCTCGCAGCAGAGTGGGCGTGGCCGTCGTTAATGGGCTGCTGTACGCTATTGGAGGATACGACGGCCAATCGCGGCTCAGCACTGTGGAAGTTTACAACCCCGAGACGGACAGCTGGACTCGAGTGTCAAGCATGAACAGCCAGCGCAG CGCCATGGGAACGGTGGTTATTGACGGGAACATCTACGTGTGCGGCGGCTACGACGGGAAGTCGTCTCTGAACTCGGTGGAGTGTTATTCTCCAGACACGGACAG GTGGACGGTGGTGACGGAGATGAGCGCCAGCCGGAGCGCCGCCGGCGTCACCGTGTTCGACGGGCGCATCTTCGTCTCCGGCGGCCATGACGGTTTACAGATATTCAACACG gtagAGTATTACAACCATCACACTAACCGTTGGCATGCAGCGGCGGCGATGCTGAATAAGCGCTGTCGCCATGGCGCCGCCGCGCTCGGCAGCCACATGTACGTCGTCGGCGGTTACGACGGATCGGGCTTCCTGAGCGGCGCCGAAGTGTTCAGCTCGGCCACGGCTCAGTGGAGCCACCTGCTGGCCATGAACACGCGGCGCAGCAGAGTGTCGCTGGTGGCGACGTCCGGCCGGCTGTACGCGGTGGGCGGGTACGACGGCCAGTCCAACCTCTGCTCCGTGGAGACCTTCTACCCCGACAACGCTCGCTGGAGCTTCATGGCGCCCATGGTGAGCCACGAG GGGGGGGTCGGCGTGGGCTGCATCCCGCTGCAGCCCGCCTAG
- the afg3l2 gene encoding AFG3-like protein 2 isoform X3 has translation MAHRYLRLSGGCRTLFRLLLPSRRLVCQTTAGQVEGGRSLLTDLLGAYRRLSSKPPKGFEKYFPDSQKTAKQSEAEAATKESKPANTQRASGKSAGGGGGAGGGGGAGGGGGAGGKRGGRKEDSHWYSRLQKGDVPWDDREFRMYFLSGVAFWTTVTYYFVLRDGGREVTWKDFVNNYLSKGVVDRLEVVNKRYVKVVFSAGKTPVDGQYVWFNIGSVDTFERNLETAQYELGIEGENRLPVVYSTESDGTFLLSMLPTVLIIGFLLFMLRRGPAGAGRPGRGMGGLFSVSETTAKILKDEIDVKFKDVAGCEEAKLEIMEFVNFLKNPKQYQDLGAKIPKGAILTGPPGTGKTLLAKATAGEANVPFITVNGSEFLEMFVGVGPARVRDLFVMARKNAPCILFIDEIDAVGRKRGRGNFGGQSEQENTLNQLLVEMDGFNTATNVVVLAGTNRPDILDPALMRPGRFDRQIYIGHPDIKGRSSIFKVHLRPLKLDPEMDKEALARKMAALTPGFSGADIANVCNEAALIAARHLSDAINQKHFEQAIERVIGGLEKKTQVLQPEEKKTVAFHEAGHAVAGWFLEHADPLLKVSIIPRGKGLGYAQYLPKEQFLYTKEQLLDRMCMTLGGRVAEQIFFSRITTGAQDDLRKVTQSAYAQIVQFGMNAKVGQVSFDLPRQGEMVLEKPYSEATARLIDTEVRILISEAYERTHQLLSEKKAEVEMVALRLLEKEVLDKNDMVELLGKRPFAEKSTYEEFVEGTGGEDEDTSLPEGLKDWNQERKERDESTDEQVARQISGGMPF, from the exons ATGGCTCACCGATACCTGCGACTGTCCGGCGGCTGCAGAACGCTGTTCCGCCTCCTGCTGCCCTCCAGGAGGCTG GTGTGTCAGACCACTGCTGGACAGGTAGAGGGGGGGCGGAGCCTGCTGACTGACCTGTTAGGAGCTTACAGGAGACTCAGCTCCAAACCTCCCAAAG gttttGAGAAATATTTTCCTGACAGTCAGAAAACTGCCAAACAAAGTGAAGCTGAAGCAGCAACCAAAG AAAGCAAACCTGCCAACACTCAGAGAGCGTCTGGGAagtcagcaggaggaggaggaggcgcaggaggaggaggaggagcaggaggaggaggaggcgcagGAGGGAAACGAGGAGGCCGTAAGGAGGACTCTCACTGGTACAGTCGTCTGCAGAAG ggagaCGTGCCGTGGGACGATCGGGAGTTCCGGATGTATTTCCTGAGCGGAGTCGCGTTCTGGACGACCGTCACTTATTACTTTGTGCTGAGAGACGGAGGCAGAGAAGTCACCTGGAAGGACTTCGTCAACAACTACCTGTCCAAAGGAGTG gTTGATCGATTAGAAGTCGTCAATAAACGTTACGTCAAAGTGGTTTTCTCTGCGGGGAAAACGCCGGTGGACGGA CAGTACGTTTGGTTCAACATCGGCAGCGTGGACACGTTTGAGAGGAACTTGGAGACGGCTCAGTACGAGCTCGGCATCGAGGGCGAGAACCGGCTGCCGGTGGTTTATTCCACCGAGAGCGACGG CACGTTcctactgagcatgctccccACGGTGCTCATCATCGGCTTCCTGCTGTTCATGCTGCGGCGGGGGCCAGCGGGGGCGGGGCGTCCCGGCCGCGGGATGGGGGGGCTGTTCAGCGTCAGCGAGACGACGGCGAAGATCCTGAAAGACGAGATCGACGTGAAGTTCAAAGACGTGGCAGGATGCGAGGAGGCAAAGCTCGAAATCATGGAGTTCGTCAACTTCCTGAAGAACCCGAAACAGTACCAGGACCTGGGGGCCAAGATCCCTaag ggagCGATCCTCACCGGTCCTCCTGGAACGGGGAAGACGCTGCTCGCCAAGGCGACGGCGGGCGAAGCCAACGTGCCGTTCATCACCGTTAACGGCTCCGAGTTCCTGGAGATGTTTGTGGGCGTCGGCCCCGCCAGG GTCAGAGATCTGTTCGTCATGGCGAGGAAGAACGCGCCCTGCATCCTCTTCATCGATGAGATCGACGCTGTCGGACGGAAGAGAGGACGAGGAAACTTCGGAGGGCAGAGCGAGCAGGAGAACACTCTGAACCAGCTGCTGGTGGAGATGGACG GCTTCAACACAGCGACCAACGTCGTCGTTCTGGCAGGAACAAATCGGCCCGACATCCTGGACCCGGCGCTGATGAGACCGGGCCGCTTCGACAGGCAGATCTACATcg GCCACCCCGACATCAAAGGACGATCGTCCATCTTTAAAGTCCACCTGCGTCCTCTGAAGCTGGACCCTGAGATGGACAAAGAGGCGCTGGCGAGGAAGATGGCGGCGCTCACACCCGGATTCTCAG GGGCCGACATCGCCAACGTGTGTAACGAGGCAGCTCTGATCGCCGCTCGCCACCTTTCGGACGCCATCAACCAGAAACACTTCGAACAGGCGATCGAGAGAGTGATCGGAG GTCTGGAGAAGAAGACTCAGGTTCTGCAGCCGGAGGAGAAGAAGACGGTGGCGTTCCACGAGGCGGGTCACGCCGTCGCCGGCTGGTTCCTGGAGCACGCCGACCCGCTGCTGAAG GTGTCCATCATCCCGCGGGGGAAAGGCCTCGGCTACGCTCAGTACCTCCCGAAGGAGCAGTTCCTCTACACCAAGGAGCAGCTGCTGGACCGCATGTGCATGACTCTGGGAGGAAGAGTCGCAGAGCAGATCTTCTTCAGCCGCATCACCACCGGGGCTCAGGACGACCTGCGCAAGGTCACGCAGAGCGCCTACgcacag aTCGTGCAGTTCGGGATGAACGCTAAGGTGGGCCAGGTGTCCTTCGACCTCCCTCGGCAGGGCGAGATGGTTCTGGAGAAACCGTACAGCGAGGCGACGGCTCGGCTCATCGACACCGAGGTCCGAATCCTGATCAGCGAAGCGTACGAGAGAACGCACCAGCTGCTGAGCGAGAAGAAGGCCGAAGTGGAGATG GTGGCGCTGCGGCTGCTGGAGAAGGAGGTTCTGGATAAGAACGACATGGTGGAGCTGCTCGGAAAACGTCCGTTCGCTGAGAAGTCGACGTACGAGGAGTTTGTGGAAGGAACCGGCGGCGAGGACGAGGACACGTCGCTGCCGGAGGGCCTGAAGGACTGGAACCAGGAGCGGAAGGAACGGGACGAGAGCACCGACGAACAGGTGGCCCGCCAGATCTCTGGAGGAATGCCTTTCTAG
- the LOC133990711 gene encoding protein PF3D7_1417600-like has translation MEEVNMKEVNMEVNMEEVNMKEVNMEEVNMKEVNMEVNMEEVNMEEVNMEEVNMEVNMEEVNMEEVNMEEVSLFWRFLLTPLPALSITNQHRVNLKPRPGVFQGRTQYRPRGSD, from the exons atggaggaggtgaacatgaaggaggtaaacatggaggtaaacatggaggaggtaaacatgaaggaggtgaacatggaggaggtgaacatgaaggaggtgaacatggaggtaaacatggaggaggtgaacatggaggaggtgaacatggaggaggtcaacatggaggtaaacatggaggaggtaaacatggaggag gtgaacatggaggaggtgagcttattttggcgctttctgttgacgccACTTCCTGCTTTGAGTATAACCAATCAGCACAGAGTAAACCTGAAGCCCCGCCCAGGAGTCTTTCAGGGCCGAACACAGTACCGACCCCGAGGCAGCGACTAG
- the afg3l2 gene encoding AFG3-like protein 2 isoform X1: MYFLSGVAFWTTVTYYFVLRDGGREVTWKDFVNNYLSKGVVDRLEVVNKRYVKVVFSAGKTPVDGQYVWFNIGSVDTFERNLETAQYELGIEGENRLPVVYSTESDGTFLLSMLPTVLIIGFLLFMLRRGPAGAGRPGRGMGGLFSVSETTAKILKDEIDVKFKDVAGCEEAKLEIMEFVNFLKNPKQYQDLGAKIPKGAILTGPPGTGKTLLAKATAGEANVPFITVNGSEFLEMFVGVGPARVRDLFVMARKNAPCILFIDEIDAVGRKRGRGNFGGQSEQENTLNQLLVEMDGFNTATNVVVLAGTNRPDILDPALMRPGRFDRQIYIGHPDIKGRSSIFKVHLRPLKLDPEMDKEALARKMAALTPGFSGADIANVCNEAALIAARHLSDAINQKHFEQAIERVIGGLEKKTQVLQPEEKKTVAFHEAGHAVAGWFLEHADPLLKVSIIPRGKGLGYAQYLPKEQFLYTKEQLLDRMCMTLGGRVAEQIFFSRITTGAQDDLRKVTQSAYAQIVQFGMNAKVGQVSFDLPRQGEMVLEKPYSEATARLIDTEVRILISEAYERTHQLLSEKKAEVEMVALRLLEKEVLDKNDMVELLGKRPFAEKSTYEEFVEGTGGEDEDTSLPEGLKDWNQERKERDESTDEQVARQISGGMPF; encoded by the exons ATGTATTTCCTGAGCGGAGTCGCGTTCTGGACGACCGTCACTTATTACTTTGTGCTGAGAGACGGAGGCAGAGAAGTCACCTGGAAGGACTTCGTCAACAACTACCTGTCCAAAGGAGTG gTTGATCGATTAGAAGTCGTCAATAAACGTTACGTCAAAGTGGTTTTCTCTGCGGGGAAAACGCCGGTGGACGGA CAGTACGTTTGGTTCAACATCGGCAGCGTGGACACGTTTGAGAGGAACTTGGAGACGGCTCAGTACGAGCTCGGCATCGAGGGCGAGAACCGGCTGCCGGTGGTTTATTCCACCGAGAGCGACGG CACGTTcctactgagcatgctccccACGGTGCTCATCATCGGCTTCCTGCTGTTCATGCTGCGGCGGGGGCCAGCGGGGGCGGGGCGTCCCGGCCGCGGGATGGGGGGGCTGTTCAGCGTCAGCGAGACGACGGCGAAGATCCTGAAAGACGAGATCGACGTGAAGTTCAAAGACGTGGCGGGATGCGAGGAGGCAAAGCTCGAAATCATGGAGTTCGTCAACTTCCTGAAGAACCCGAAACAGTACCAGGACCTGGGGGCCAAGATCCCTaag ggagCGATCCTCACCGGTCCTCCTGGAACGGGGAAGACGCTGCTCGCCAAGGCGACGGCGGGCGAAGCCAACGTGCCGTTCATCACCGTTAACGGCTCCGAGTTCCTGGAGATGTTTGTGGGCGTCGGCCCCGCCAGG GTCAGAGATCTGTTCGTCATGGCGAGGAAGAACGCGCCCTGCATCCTCTTCATCGATGAGATCGACGCTGTCGGACGGAAGAGAGGACGAGGAAACTTCGGAGGGCAGAGCGAGCAGGAGAACACTCTGAACCAGCTGCTGGTGGAGATGGACG GCTTCAACACAGCGACCAACGTCGTCGTTCTGGCAGGAACAAATCGGCCCGACATCCTGGACCCGGCGCTGATGAGACCGGGCCGCTTCGACAGGCAGATCTACATcg GCCACCCCGACATCAAAGGACGATCGTCCATCTTTAAAGTCCACCTGCGTCCTCTGAAGCTGGACCCTGAGATGGACAAAGAGGCGCTGGCGAGGAAGATGGCGGCGCTCACACCCGGATTCTCAG GGGCCGACATCGCCAACGTGTGTAACGAGGCAGCTCTGATCGCCGCTCGCCACCTTTCGGACGCCATCAACCAGAAACACTTCGAACAGGCGATCGAGAGAGTGATCGGAG GTCTGGAGAAGAAGACTCAGGTTCTGCAGCCGGAGGAGAAGAAGACGGTGGCGTTCCACGAGGCGGGTCACGCCGTCGCCGGCTGGTTCCTGGAGCACGCCGACCCGCTGCTGAAG GTGTCCATCATCCCGCGGGGGAAAGGCCTCGGCTACGCTCAGTACCTCCCGAAGGAGCAGTTCCTCTACACCAAGGAGCAGCTGCTGGACCGCATGTGCATGACTCTGGGAGGAAGAGTCGCAGAGCAGATCTTCTTCAGCCGCATCACCACCGGGGCTCAGGACGACCTGCGCAAGGTCACGCAGAGCGCCTACgcacag aTCGTGCAGTTCGGGATGAACGCTAAGGTGGGCCAGGTGTCCTTCGACCTCCCTCGGCAGGGCGAGATGGTTCTGGAGAAACCGTACAGCGAGGCGACGGCTCGGCTCATCGACACCGAGGTCCGAATCCTGATCAGCGAAGCGTACGAGAGAACGCACCAGCTGCTGAGCGAGAAGAAGGCCGAAGTGGAGATG GTGGCGCTGCGGCTGCTGGAGAAGGAGGTTCTGGATAAGAACGACATGGTGGAGCTGCTCGGAAAACGTCCGTTCGCTGAGAAGTCGACGTACGAGGAGTTTGTGGAAGGAACCGGCGGCGAGGACGAGGACACGTCGCTGCCGGAGGGCCTGAAGGACTGGAACCAGGAGCGGAAGGAACGGGACGAGAGCACCGACGAACAGGTGGCCCGCCAGATCTCTGGAGGAATGCCTTTCTAG
- the afg3l2 gene encoding AFG3-like protein 2 isoform X2, which produces MYFLSGVAFWTTVTYYFVLRDGGREVTWKDFVNNYLSKGVVDRLEVVNKRYVKVVFSAGKTPVDGYVWFNIGSVDTFERNLETAQYELGIEGENRLPVVYSTESDGTFLLSMLPTVLIIGFLLFMLRRGPAGAGRPGRGMGGLFSVSETTAKILKDEIDVKFKDVAGCEEAKLEIMEFVNFLKNPKQYQDLGAKIPKGAILTGPPGTGKTLLAKATAGEANVPFITVNGSEFLEMFVGVGPARVRDLFVMARKNAPCILFIDEIDAVGRKRGRGNFGGQSEQENTLNQLLVEMDGFNTATNVVVLAGTNRPDILDPALMRPGRFDRQIYIGHPDIKGRSSIFKVHLRPLKLDPEMDKEALARKMAALTPGFSGADIANVCNEAALIAARHLSDAINQKHFEQAIERVIGGLEKKTQVLQPEEKKTVAFHEAGHAVAGWFLEHADPLLKVSIIPRGKGLGYAQYLPKEQFLYTKEQLLDRMCMTLGGRVAEQIFFSRITTGAQDDLRKVTQSAYAQIVQFGMNAKVGQVSFDLPRQGEMVLEKPYSEATARLIDTEVRILISEAYERTHQLLSEKKAEVEMVALRLLEKEVLDKNDMVELLGKRPFAEKSTYEEFVEGTGGEDEDTSLPEGLKDWNQERKERDESTDEQVARQISGGMPF; this is translated from the exons ATGTATTTCCTGAGCGGAGTCGCGTTCTGGACGACCGTCACTTATTACTTTGTGCTGAGAGACGGAGGCAGAGAAGTCACCTGGAAGGACTTCGTCAACAACTACCTGTCCAAAGGAGTG gTTGATCGATTAGAAGTCGTCAATAAACGTTACGTCAAAGTGGTTTTCTCTGCGGGGAAAACGCCGGTGGACGGA TACGTTTGGTTCAACATCGGCAGCGTGGACACGTTTGAGAGGAACTTGGAGACGGCTCAGTACGAGCTCGGCATCGAGGGCGAGAACCGGCTGCCGGTGGTTTATTCCACCGAGAGCGACGG CACGTTcctactgagcatgctccccACGGTGCTCATCATCGGCTTCCTGCTGTTCATGCTGCGGCGGGGGCCAGCGGGGGCGGGGCGTCCCGGCCGCGGGATGGGGGGGCTGTTCAGCGTCAGCGAGACGACGGCGAAGATCCTGAAAGACGAGATCGACGTGAAGTTCAAAGACGTGGCGGGATGCGAGGAGGCAAAGCTCGAAATCATGGAGTTCGTCAACTTCCTGAAGAACCCGAAACAGTACCAGGACCTGGGGGCCAAGATCCCTaag ggagCGATCCTCACCGGTCCTCCTGGAACGGGGAAGACGCTGCTCGCCAAGGCGACGGCGGGCGAAGCCAACGTGCCGTTCATCACCGTTAACGGCTCCGAGTTCCTGGAGATGTTTGTGGGCGTCGGCCCCGCCAGG GTCAGAGATCTGTTCGTCATGGCGAGGAAGAACGCGCCCTGCATCCTCTTCATCGATGAGATCGACGCTGTCGGACGGAAGAGAGGACGAGGAAACTTCGGAGGGCAGAGCGAGCAGGAGAACACTCTGAACCAGCTGCTGGTGGAGATGGACG GCTTCAACACAGCGACCAACGTCGTCGTTCTGGCAGGAACAAATCGGCCCGACATCCTGGACCCGGCGCTGATGAGACCGGGCCGCTTCGACAGGCAGATCTACATcg GCCACCCCGACATCAAAGGACGATCGTCCATCTTTAAAGTCCACCTGCGTCCTCTGAAGCTGGACCCTGAGATGGACAAAGAGGCGCTGGCGAGGAAGATGGCGGCGCTCACACCCGGATTCTCAG GGGCCGACATCGCCAACGTGTGTAACGAGGCAGCTCTGATCGCCGCTCGCCACCTTTCGGACGCCATCAACCAGAAACACTTCGAACAGGCGATCGAGAGAGTGATCGGAG GTCTGGAGAAGAAGACTCAGGTTCTGCAGCCGGAGGAGAAGAAGACGGTGGCGTTCCACGAGGCGGGTCACGCCGTCGCCGGCTGGTTCCTGGAGCACGCCGACCCGCTGCTGAAG GTGTCCATCATCCCGCGGGGGAAAGGCCTCGGCTACGCTCAGTACCTCCCGAAGGAGCAGTTCCTCTACACCAAGGAGCAGCTGCTGGACCGCATGTGCATGACTCTGGGAGGAAGAGTCGCAGAGCAGATCTTCTTCAGCCGCATCACCACCGGGGCTCAGGACGACCTGCGCAAGGTCACGCAGAGCGCCTACgcacag aTCGTGCAGTTCGGGATGAACGCTAAGGTGGGCCAGGTGTCCTTCGACCTCCCTCGGCAGGGCGAGATGGTTCTGGAGAAACCGTACAGCGAGGCGACGGCTCGGCTCATCGACACCGAGGTCCGAATCCTGATCAGCGAAGCGTACGAGAGAACGCACCAGCTGCTGAGCGAGAAGAAGGCCGAAGTGGAGATG GTGGCGCTGCGGCTGCTGGAGAAGGAGGTTCTGGATAAGAACGACATGGTGGAGCTGCTCGGAAAACGTCCGTTCGCTGAGAAGTCGACGTACGAGGAGTTTGTGGAAGGAACCGGCGGCGAGGACGAGGACACGTCGCTGCCGGAGGGCCTGAAGGACTGGAACCAGGAGCGGAAGGAACGGGACGAGAGCACCGACGAACAGGTGGCCCGCCAGATCTCTGGAGGAATGCCTTTCTAG